A single genomic interval of Pelodiscus sinensis isolate JC-2024 chromosome 28, ASM4963464v1, whole genome shotgun sequence harbors:
- the LOC102445961 gene encoding cytosolic purine 5'-nucleotidase-like isoform X4: MGSLAGEPRDAPRGAPEPEATEGPALKRACQHRIFVNRSLALGKIRCFGFDMDYTLAMYKSPDYEELAFELLLDRLVSIGYPHEILTYQYDPTFPTRGLVFDAQFGNLLKVDSHGNLLVCAHGFRVLKGAEIWSFYPNKFIQRDDTKRFHILNTLFNLTETYLYACLVDFFTKCSRYINCDTGYKHGNLFMSFRSLFQDVREAMDYVHLSPRVPLLLSRMKEAGKVFLATNSDYNYTDAIMSHLFAFDPGAEAQRPWRSYFDLIVVDTRKPLFFAEGTVLRQVDTDTGKLRIGTYTGPLQHCAVYSGGSSDMVCELLGVKGKDILYIGDHIFGDILKSKKRQGWRTFLVVPELARELHVWAERSEIFEELRSLDVLLAELYQPLDSGSSECLDISSIKRQIQKVTHEMDMCYGKMGSLFRCGSRQTLFASQLTRYADLYAASFLNFLHYPFSYLFRAPPVLMPHESTVEHVHLELRQSGPFTGHRLHQLSLHRHQRLRGIFQDPDEAEDEEY, from the exons ATGGGCAGCCTGGCCGGGGAGCCGCGCGACGCGCCCCGGGGCGCCCCGGAGCCGGAGGCCACCGAGGGCCCCGCCCTCAAGCGGGCCTGTCAGCACCG GATCTTCGTGAACcgcagcctggctctggggaagattCGCTGCTTTGGCTTCGACATGGACTACACGCTGGCCA TGTACAAGTCCCCCGATTACGAGGAGTTGGCCTTCGAACTGCTGCTGGACCGGCTGGTCTCCATCGGGTACCCCCACGAGATCCTCACCTACCAGTACGACCCGACCTTCCCCACCAG gggcCTGGTGTTCGACGCGCAGTTCGGGAACCTGCTGAAGGTCGATTCCCACGGGAACCTGCTGGTCTGCGCCCACGGCTTCCGCGTCCTCAAGGG GGCCGAGATCTGGAGTTTTTACCCCAACAAGTTCATTCAGCGGGATGACACCAAGCGATTTCACATCCTCAACACGCTCTTCAACCTCACCG AGACCTATCTCTACGCCTGCCTGGTGGATTTCTTCACCAAGTGCTCCAGATACATCAA CTGTGACACGGGCTACAAACACGGCAACCTCTTCATGTCCTTCCGCAGCCTGTTCCAGGACGTGCGCGAGGCCATGGACTACGTGCACCTCTCG CCTCGCGTGCCCCTGCTGCTGAGCCGCATGAAGGAGGCAGGGAAGGTTTTCCTGGCCACCAACAGCGACTACAACTACACAGAC GCGATAATGAGCCACCTGTTCGCCTTCGACCCGGGAGCCGAG GCCCAGCGCCCCTGGCGCTCCTACTTCGACCTGATTGTCGTCGACACGCGCAAGCCGCTCTTCTTCGCCGAGGGGACCGTCCTGCGGCAGGTCGACACG GACACGGGCAAGCTGCGGATCGGCACCTACACCGGGCCGCTCCAGCACTGCGCCGTCTACTCCGGAG GCTCCTCGGACATGGTGTGTGAGCTGCTGGGGGTGAAGGGCAAGGACATCCTCTACATTGGGGACCACATCTTCGGCGACATCCTCAAGTCCAAGAAGCGGCAGGGCTGGCGCACCTTCCTGGTGGTGCCCGAGCTGGCCCGGGAGCTGCACGTCTGGGCCGAGAGGAGCG AGATCTTCGAGGAGCTGCGGAGCCTGGACGTGCTGCTGGCCGAGCTGTACCA GCCCTTGGACAGTGGCAGCAGCGAGTGCCTGGACATCAGCTCCATCAAGCGCCAGATCCAG AAAGTCACCCACGAGATGGACATGTGCTACGGGAAGATGGGCAGCCTCTTCCGCTGCGGCTCCCGCCAGACGCTCTTCGCCAGCCAGCTGACGCGCTACGCCGACCTCTACGCCGCCTCCTTCCTCAACTTCCTGCACTACCCCTTCAGCTACCTGTTCCGCGCCCCGCCCGTGCTG ATGCCGCATGAGTCGACGGTGGAGCACGTGCACCTGGAGCTCCGGCAGTCGGGCCCGTTCACGGGGCATCGGCTGCACCAGCTCAGCCTCCACCGCCACCAG AGGCTCAGGGGCATTTTTCAGGACCCCGACGAGGCTGAGGACGAGGAGTACTGA
- the LOC102445961 gene encoding cytosolic purine 5'-nucleotidase-like isoform X1, producing the protein MGSLAGEPRDAPRGAPEPEATEGPALKRACQHRIFVNRSLALGKIRCFGFDMDYTLAMYKSPDYEELAFELLLDRLVSIGYPHEILTYQYDPTFPTRGLVFDAQFGNLLKVDSHGNLLVCAHGFRVLKGAEIWSFYPNKFIQRDDTKRFHILNTLFNLTETYLYACLVDFFTKCSRYINCDTGYKHGNLFMSFRSLFQDVREAMDYVHLSGCLKEKTLGNLEKYVVKDPRVPLLLSRMKEAGKVFLATNSDYNYTDAIMSHLFAFDPGAEAQRPWRSYFDLIVVDTRKPLFFAEGTVLRQVDTDTGKLRIGTYTGPLQHCAVYSGGSSDMVCELLGVKGKDILYIGDHIFGDILKSKKRQGWRTFLVVPELARELHVWAERSEIFEELRSLDVLLAELYQPLDSGSSECLDISSIKRQIQKVTHEMDMCYGKMGSLFRCGSRQTLFASQLTRYADLYAASFLNFLHYPFSYLFRAPPVLMPHESTVEHVHLELRQSGPFTGHRLHQLSLHRHQRLRGIFQDPDEAEDEEY; encoded by the exons ATGGGCAGCCTGGCCGGGGAGCCGCGCGACGCGCCCCGGGGCGCCCCGGAGCCGGAGGCCACCGAGGGCCCCGCCCTCAAGCGGGCCTGTCAGCACCG GATCTTCGTGAACcgcagcctggctctggggaagattCGCTGCTTTGGCTTCGACATGGACTACACGCTGGCCA TGTACAAGTCCCCCGATTACGAGGAGTTGGCCTTCGAACTGCTGCTGGACCGGCTGGTCTCCATCGGGTACCCCCACGAGATCCTCACCTACCAGTACGACCCGACCTTCCCCACCAG gggcCTGGTGTTCGACGCGCAGTTCGGGAACCTGCTGAAGGTCGATTCCCACGGGAACCTGCTGGTCTGCGCCCACGGCTTCCGCGTCCTCAAGGG GGCCGAGATCTGGAGTTTTTACCCCAACAAGTTCATTCAGCGGGATGACACCAAGCGATTTCACATCCTCAACACGCTCTTCAACCTCACCG AGACCTATCTCTACGCCTGCCTGGTGGATTTCTTCACCAAGTGCTCCAGATACATCAA CTGTGACACGGGCTACAAACACGGCAACCTCTTCATGTCCTTCCGCAGCCTGTTCCAGGACGTGCGCGAGGCCATGGACTACGTGCACCTCTCG GGCTGCCTGAAGGAGAAGACGCTGGGGAACCTGGAGAAGTATGTGGTGAAAGAC CCTCGCGTGCCCCTGCTGCTGAGCCGCATGAAGGAGGCAGGGAAGGTTTTCCTGGCCACCAACAGCGACTACAACTACACAGAC GCGATAATGAGCCACCTGTTCGCCTTCGACCCGGGAGCCGAG GCCCAGCGCCCCTGGCGCTCCTACTTCGACCTGATTGTCGTCGACACGCGCAAGCCGCTCTTCTTCGCCGAGGGGACCGTCCTGCGGCAGGTCGACACG GACACGGGCAAGCTGCGGATCGGCACCTACACCGGGCCGCTCCAGCACTGCGCCGTCTACTCCGGAG GCTCCTCGGACATGGTGTGTGAGCTGCTGGGGGTGAAGGGCAAGGACATCCTCTACATTGGGGACCACATCTTCGGCGACATCCTCAAGTCCAAGAAGCGGCAGGGCTGGCGCACCTTCCTGGTGGTGCCCGAGCTGGCCCGGGAGCTGCACGTCTGGGCCGAGAGGAGCG AGATCTTCGAGGAGCTGCGGAGCCTGGACGTGCTGCTGGCCGAGCTGTACCA GCCCTTGGACAGTGGCAGCAGCGAGTGCCTGGACATCAGCTCCATCAAGCGCCAGATCCAG AAAGTCACCCACGAGATGGACATGTGCTACGGGAAGATGGGCAGCCTCTTCCGCTGCGGCTCCCGCCAGACGCTCTTCGCCAGCCAGCTGACGCGCTACGCCGACCTCTACGCCGCCTCCTTCCTCAACTTCCTGCACTACCCCTTCAGCTACCTGTTCCGCGCCCCGCCCGTGCTG ATGCCGCATGAGTCGACGGTGGAGCACGTGCACCTGGAGCTCCGGCAGTCGGGCCCGTTCACGGGGCATCGGCTGCACCAGCTCAGCCTCCACCGCCACCAG AGGCTCAGGGGCATTTTTCAGGACCCCGACGAGGCTGAGGACGAGGAGTACTGA
- the LOC102445961 gene encoding 5'-nucleotidase domain-containing protein 4-like isoform X7: MGSLAGEPRDAPRGAPEPEATEGPALKRACQHRIFVNRSLALGKIRCFGFDMDYTLAMYKSPDYEELAFELLLDRLVSIGYPHEILTYQYDPTFPTRGLVFDAQFGNLLKVDSHGNLLVCAHGFRVLKGAEIWSFYPNKFIQRDDTKRFHILNTLFNLTETYLYACLVDFFTKCSRYINCDTGYKHGNLFMSFRSLFQDVREAMDYVHLSGCLKEKTLGNLEKYVVKDPRVPLLLSRMKEAGKVFLATNSDYNYTDAIMSHLFAFDPGAEAQRPWRSYFDLIVVDTRKPLFFAEGTVLRQVDTDTGKLRIGTYTGPLQHCAVYSGGSSDMVCELLGVKGKDILYIGDHIFGDILKSKKRQGWRTFLVVPELARELHVWAERSEIFEELRSLDVLLAELYQPLDSGSSECLDISSIKRQIQMPHESTVEHVHLELRQSGPFTGHRLHQLSLHRHQRLRGIFQDPDEAEDEEY; encoded by the exons ATGGGCAGCCTGGCCGGGGAGCCGCGCGACGCGCCCCGGGGCGCCCCGGAGCCGGAGGCCACCGAGGGCCCCGCCCTCAAGCGGGCCTGTCAGCACCG GATCTTCGTGAACcgcagcctggctctggggaagattCGCTGCTTTGGCTTCGACATGGACTACACGCTGGCCA TGTACAAGTCCCCCGATTACGAGGAGTTGGCCTTCGAACTGCTGCTGGACCGGCTGGTCTCCATCGGGTACCCCCACGAGATCCTCACCTACCAGTACGACCCGACCTTCCCCACCAG gggcCTGGTGTTCGACGCGCAGTTCGGGAACCTGCTGAAGGTCGATTCCCACGGGAACCTGCTGGTCTGCGCCCACGGCTTCCGCGTCCTCAAGGG GGCCGAGATCTGGAGTTTTTACCCCAACAAGTTCATTCAGCGGGATGACACCAAGCGATTTCACATCCTCAACACGCTCTTCAACCTCACCG AGACCTATCTCTACGCCTGCCTGGTGGATTTCTTCACCAAGTGCTCCAGATACATCAA CTGTGACACGGGCTACAAACACGGCAACCTCTTCATGTCCTTCCGCAGCCTGTTCCAGGACGTGCGCGAGGCCATGGACTACGTGCACCTCTCG GGCTGCCTGAAGGAGAAGACGCTGGGGAACCTGGAGAAGTATGTGGTGAAAGAC CCTCGCGTGCCCCTGCTGCTGAGCCGCATGAAGGAGGCAGGGAAGGTTTTCCTGGCCACCAACAGCGACTACAACTACACAGAC GCGATAATGAGCCACCTGTTCGCCTTCGACCCGGGAGCCGAG GCCCAGCGCCCCTGGCGCTCCTACTTCGACCTGATTGTCGTCGACACGCGCAAGCCGCTCTTCTTCGCCGAGGGGACCGTCCTGCGGCAGGTCGACACG GACACGGGCAAGCTGCGGATCGGCACCTACACCGGGCCGCTCCAGCACTGCGCCGTCTACTCCGGAG GCTCCTCGGACATGGTGTGTGAGCTGCTGGGGGTGAAGGGCAAGGACATCCTCTACATTGGGGACCACATCTTCGGCGACATCCTCAAGTCCAAGAAGCGGCAGGGCTGGCGCACCTTCCTGGTGGTGCCCGAGCTGGCCCGGGAGCTGCACGTCTGGGCCGAGAGGAGCG AGATCTTCGAGGAGCTGCGGAGCCTGGACGTGCTGCTGGCCGAGCTGTACCA GCCCTTGGACAGTGGCAGCAGCGAGTGCCTGGACATCAGCTCCATCAAGCGCCAGATCCAG ATGCCGCATGAGTCGACGGTGGAGCACGTGCACCTGGAGCTCCGGCAGTCGGGCCCGTTCACGGGGCATCGGCTGCACCAGCTCAGCCTCCACCGCCACCAG AGGCTCAGGGGCATTTTTCAGGACCCCGACGAGGCTGAGGACGAGGAGTACTGA
- the LOC102445961 gene encoding cytosolic purine 5'-nucleotidase-like isoform X2, translated as MGSLAGEPRDAPRGAPEPEATEGPALKRACQHRIFVNRSLALGKIRCFGFDMDYTLAMYKSPDYEELAFELLLDRLVSIGYPHEILTYQYDPTFPTRGLVFDAQFGNLLKVDSHGNLLVCAHGFRVLKGAEIWSFYPNKFIQRDDTKRFHILNTLFNLTETYLYACLVDFFTKCSRYINCDTGYKHGNLFMSFRSLFQDVREAMDYVHLSGCLKEKTLGNLEKYVVKDPRVPLLLSRMKEAGKVFLATNSDYNYTDAQRPWRSYFDLIVVDTRKPLFFAEGTVLRQVDTDTGKLRIGTYTGPLQHCAVYSGGSSDMVCELLGVKGKDILYIGDHIFGDILKSKKRQGWRTFLVVPELARELHVWAERSEIFEELRSLDVLLAELYQPLDSGSSECLDISSIKRQIQKVTHEMDMCYGKMGSLFRCGSRQTLFASQLTRYADLYAASFLNFLHYPFSYLFRAPPVLMPHESTVEHVHLELRQSGPFTGHRLHQLSLHRHQRLRGIFQDPDEAEDEEY; from the exons ATGGGCAGCCTGGCCGGGGAGCCGCGCGACGCGCCCCGGGGCGCCCCGGAGCCGGAGGCCACCGAGGGCCCCGCCCTCAAGCGGGCCTGTCAGCACCG GATCTTCGTGAACcgcagcctggctctggggaagattCGCTGCTTTGGCTTCGACATGGACTACACGCTGGCCA TGTACAAGTCCCCCGATTACGAGGAGTTGGCCTTCGAACTGCTGCTGGACCGGCTGGTCTCCATCGGGTACCCCCACGAGATCCTCACCTACCAGTACGACCCGACCTTCCCCACCAG gggcCTGGTGTTCGACGCGCAGTTCGGGAACCTGCTGAAGGTCGATTCCCACGGGAACCTGCTGGTCTGCGCCCACGGCTTCCGCGTCCTCAAGGG GGCCGAGATCTGGAGTTTTTACCCCAACAAGTTCATTCAGCGGGATGACACCAAGCGATTTCACATCCTCAACACGCTCTTCAACCTCACCG AGACCTATCTCTACGCCTGCCTGGTGGATTTCTTCACCAAGTGCTCCAGATACATCAA CTGTGACACGGGCTACAAACACGGCAACCTCTTCATGTCCTTCCGCAGCCTGTTCCAGGACGTGCGCGAGGCCATGGACTACGTGCACCTCTCG GGCTGCCTGAAGGAGAAGACGCTGGGGAACCTGGAGAAGTATGTGGTGAAAGAC CCTCGCGTGCCCCTGCTGCTGAGCCGCATGAAGGAGGCAGGGAAGGTTTTCCTGGCCACCAACAGCGACTACAACTACACAGAC GCCCAGCGCCCCTGGCGCTCCTACTTCGACCTGATTGTCGTCGACACGCGCAAGCCGCTCTTCTTCGCCGAGGGGACCGTCCTGCGGCAGGTCGACACG GACACGGGCAAGCTGCGGATCGGCACCTACACCGGGCCGCTCCAGCACTGCGCCGTCTACTCCGGAG GCTCCTCGGACATGGTGTGTGAGCTGCTGGGGGTGAAGGGCAAGGACATCCTCTACATTGGGGACCACATCTTCGGCGACATCCTCAAGTCCAAGAAGCGGCAGGGCTGGCGCACCTTCCTGGTGGTGCCCGAGCTGGCCCGGGAGCTGCACGTCTGGGCCGAGAGGAGCG AGATCTTCGAGGAGCTGCGGAGCCTGGACGTGCTGCTGGCCGAGCTGTACCA GCCCTTGGACAGTGGCAGCAGCGAGTGCCTGGACATCAGCTCCATCAAGCGCCAGATCCAG AAAGTCACCCACGAGATGGACATGTGCTACGGGAAGATGGGCAGCCTCTTCCGCTGCGGCTCCCGCCAGACGCTCTTCGCCAGCCAGCTGACGCGCTACGCCGACCTCTACGCCGCCTCCTTCCTCAACTTCCTGCACTACCCCTTCAGCTACCTGTTCCGCGCCCCGCCCGTGCTG ATGCCGCATGAGTCGACGGTGGAGCACGTGCACCTGGAGCTCCGGCAGTCGGGCCCGTTCACGGGGCATCGGCTGCACCAGCTCAGCCTCCACCGCCACCAG AGGCTCAGGGGCATTTTTCAGGACCCCGACGAGGCTGAGGACGAGGAGTACTGA
- the LOC102445961 gene encoding cytosolic purine 5'-nucleotidase-like isoform X6, protein MGSLAGEPRDAPRGAPEPEATEGPALKRACQHRIFVNRSLALGKIRCFGFDMDYTLAMYKSPDYEELAFELLLDRLVSIGYPHEILTYQYDPTFPTRGLVFDAQFGNLLKVDSHGNLLVCAHGFRVLKGAEIWSFYPNKFIQRDDTKRFHILNTLFNLTETYLYACLVDFFTKCSRYINLFQDVREAMDYVHLSPRVPLLLSRMKEAGKVFLATNSDYNYTDAIMSHLFAFDPGAEAQRPWRSYFDLIVVDTRKPLFFAEGTVLRQVDTDTGKLRIGTYTGPLQHCAVYSGGSSDMVCELLGVKGKDILYIGDHIFGDILKSKKRQGWRTFLVVPELARELHVWAERSEIFEELRSLDVLLAELYQPLDSGSSECLDISSIKRQIQKVTHEMDMCYGKMGSLFRCGSRQTLFASQLTRYADLYAASFLNFLHYPFSYLFRAPPVLMPHESTVEHVHLELRQSGPFTGHRLHQLSLHRHQRLRGIFQDPDEAEDEEY, encoded by the exons ATGGGCAGCCTGGCCGGGGAGCCGCGCGACGCGCCCCGGGGCGCCCCGGAGCCGGAGGCCACCGAGGGCCCCGCCCTCAAGCGGGCCTGTCAGCACCG GATCTTCGTGAACcgcagcctggctctggggaagattCGCTGCTTTGGCTTCGACATGGACTACACGCTGGCCA TGTACAAGTCCCCCGATTACGAGGAGTTGGCCTTCGAACTGCTGCTGGACCGGCTGGTCTCCATCGGGTACCCCCACGAGATCCTCACCTACCAGTACGACCCGACCTTCCCCACCAG gggcCTGGTGTTCGACGCGCAGTTCGGGAACCTGCTGAAGGTCGATTCCCACGGGAACCTGCTGGTCTGCGCCCACGGCTTCCGCGTCCTCAAGGG GGCCGAGATCTGGAGTTTTTACCCCAACAAGTTCATTCAGCGGGATGACACCAAGCGATTTCACATCCTCAACACGCTCTTCAACCTCACCG AGACCTATCTCTACGCCTGCCTGGTGGATTTCTTCACCAAGTGCTCCAGATACATCAA CCTGTTCCAGGACGTGCGCGAGGCCATGGACTACGTGCACCTCTCG CCTCGCGTGCCCCTGCTGCTGAGCCGCATGAAGGAGGCAGGGAAGGTTTTCCTGGCCACCAACAGCGACTACAACTACACAGAC GCGATAATGAGCCACCTGTTCGCCTTCGACCCGGGAGCCGAG GCCCAGCGCCCCTGGCGCTCCTACTTCGACCTGATTGTCGTCGACACGCGCAAGCCGCTCTTCTTCGCCGAGGGGACCGTCCTGCGGCAGGTCGACACG GACACGGGCAAGCTGCGGATCGGCACCTACACCGGGCCGCTCCAGCACTGCGCCGTCTACTCCGGAG GCTCCTCGGACATGGTGTGTGAGCTGCTGGGGGTGAAGGGCAAGGACATCCTCTACATTGGGGACCACATCTTCGGCGACATCCTCAAGTCCAAGAAGCGGCAGGGCTGGCGCACCTTCCTGGTGGTGCCCGAGCTGGCCCGGGAGCTGCACGTCTGGGCCGAGAGGAGCG AGATCTTCGAGGAGCTGCGGAGCCTGGACGTGCTGCTGGCCGAGCTGTACCA GCCCTTGGACAGTGGCAGCAGCGAGTGCCTGGACATCAGCTCCATCAAGCGCCAGATCCAG AAAGTCACCCACGAGATGGACATGTGCTACGGGAAGATGGGCAGCCTCTTCCGCTGCGGCTCCCGCCAGACGCTCTTCGCCAGCCAGCTGACGCGCTACGCCGACCTCTACGCCGCCTCCTTCCTCAACTTCCTGCACTACCCCTTCAGCTACCTGTTCCGCGCCCCGCCCGTGCTG ATGCCGCATGAGTCGACGGTGGAGCACGTGCACCTGGAGCTCCGGCAGTCGGGCCCGTTCACGGGGCATCGGCTGCACCAGCTCAGCCTCCACCGCCACCAG AGGCTCAGGGGCATTTTTCAGGACCCCGACGAGGCTGAGGACGAGGAGTACTGA
- the LOC102445961 gene encoding cytosolic purine 5'-nucleotidase-like isoform X3, translated as MGSLAGEPRDAPRGAPEPEATEGPALKRACQHRIFVNRSLALGKIRCFGFDMDYTLAMYKSPDYEELAFELLLDRLVSIGYPHEILTYQYDPTFPTRGLVFDAQFGNLLKVDSHGNLLVCAHGFRVLKGAEIWSFYPNKFIQRDDTKRFHILNTLFNLTETYLYACLVDFFTKCSRYINLFQDVREAMDYVHLSGCLKEKTLGNLEKYVVKDPRVPLLLSRMKEAGKVFLATNSDYNYTDAIMSHLFAFDPGAEAQRPWRSYFDLIVVDTRKPLFFAEGTVLRQVDTDTGKLRIGTYTGPLQHCAVYSGGSSDMVCELLGVKGKDILYIGDHIFGDILKSKKRQGWRTFLVVPELARELHVWAERSEIFEELRSLDVLLAELYQPLDSGSSECLDISSIKRQIQKVTHEMDMCYGKMGSLFRCGSRQTLFASQLTRYADLYAASFLNFLHYPFSYLFRAPPVLMPHESTVEHVHLELRQSGPFTGHRLHQLSLHRHQRLRGIFQDPDEAEDEEY; from the exons ATGGGCAGCCTGGCCGGGGAGCCGCGCGACGCGCCCCGGGGCGCCCCGGAGCCGGAGGCCACCGAGGGCCCCGCCCTCAAGCGGGCCTGTCAGCACCG GATCTTCGTGAACcgcagcctggctctggggaagattCGCTGCTTTGGCTTCGACATGGACTACACGCTGGCCA TGTACAAGTCCCCCGATTACGAGGAGTTGGCCTTCGAACTGCTGCTGGACCGGCTGGTCTCCATCGGGTACCCCCACGAGATCCTCACCTACCAGTACGACCCGACCTTCCCCACCAG gggcCTGGTGTTCGACGCGCAGTTCGGGAACCTGCTGAAGGTCGATTCCCACGGGAACCTGCTGGTCTGCGCCCACGGCTTCCGCGTCCTCAAGGG GGCCGAGATCTGGAGTTTTTACCCCAACAAGTTCATTCAGCGGGATGACACCAAGCGATTTCACATCCTCAACACGCTCTTCAACCTCACCG AGACCTATCTCTACGCCTGCCTGGTGGATTTCTTCACCAAGTGCTCCAGATACATCAA CCTGTTCCAGGACGTGCGCGAGGCCATGGACTACGTGCACCTCTCG GGCTGCCTGAAGGAGAAGACGCTGGGGAACCTGGAGAAGTATGTGGTGAAAGAC CCTCGCGTGCCCCTGCTGCTGAGCCGCATGAAGGAGGCAGGGAAGGTTTTCCTGGCCACCAACAGCGACTACAACTACACAGAC GCGATAATGAGCCACCTGTTCGCCTTCGACCCGGGAGCCGAG GCCCAGCGCCCCTGGCGCTCCTACTTCGACCTGATTGTCGTCGACACGCGCAAGCCGCTCTTCTTCGCCGAGGGGACCGTCCTGCGGCAGGTCGACACG GACACGGGCAAGCTGCGGATCGGCACCTACACCGGGCCGCTCCAGCACTGCGCCGTCTACTCCGGAG GCTCCTCGGACATGGTGTGTGAGCTGCTGGGGGTGAAGGGCAAGGACATCCTCTACATTGGGGACCACATCTTCGGCGACATCCTCAAGTCCAAGAAGCGGCAGGGCTGGCGCACCTTCCTGGTGGTGCCCGAGCTGGCCCGGGAGCTGCACGTCTGGGCCGAGAGGAGCG AGATCTTCGAGGAGCTGCGGAGCCTGGACGTGCTGCTGGCCGAGCTGTACCA GCCCTTGGACAGTGGCAGCAGCGAGTGCCTGGACATCAGCTCCATCAAGCGCCAGATCCAG AAAGTCACCCACGAGATGGACATGTGCTACGGGAAGATGGGCAGCCTCTTCCGCTGCGGCTCCCGCCAGACGCTCTTCGCCAGCCAGCTGACGCGCTACGCCGACCTCTACGCCGCCTCCTTCCTCAACTTCCTGCACTACCCCTTCAGCTACCTGTTCCGCGCCCCGCCCGTGCTG ATGCCGCATGAGTCGACGGTGGAGCACGTGCACCTGGAGCTCCGGCAGTCGGGCCCGTTCACGGGGCATCGGCTGCACCAGCTCAGCCTCCACCGCCACCAG AGGCTCAGGGGCATTTTTCAGGACCCCGACGAGGCTGAGGACGAGGAGTACTGA
- the LOC102445961 gene encoding cytosolic purine 5'-nucleotidase-like isoform X5: MGSLAGEPRDAPRGAPEPEATEGPALKRACQHRIFVNRSLALGKIRCFGFDMDYTLAMYKSPDYEELAFELLLDRLVSIGYPHEILTYQYDPTFPTRGLVFDAQFGNLLKVDSHGNLLVCAHGFRVLKGAEIWSFYPNKFIQRDDTKRFHILNTLFNLTETYLYACLVDFFTKCSRYINCDTGYKHGNLFMSFRSLFQDVREAMDYVHLSPRVPLLLSRMKEAGKVFLATNSDYNYTDAQRPWRSYFDLIVVDTRKPLFFAEGTVLRQVDTDTGKLRIGTYTGPLQHCAVYSGGSSDMVCELLGVKGKDILYIGDHIFGDILKSKKRQGWRTFLVVPELARELHVWAERSEIFEELRSLDVLLAELYQPLDSGSSECLDISSIKRQIQKVTHEMDMCYGKMGSLFRCGSRQTLFASQLTRYADLYAASFLNFLHYPFSYLFRAPPVLMPHESTVEHVHLELRQSGPFTGHRLHQLSLHRHQRLRGIFQDPDEAEDEEY, encoded by the exons ATGGGCAGCCTGGCCGGGGAGCCGCGCGACGCGCCCCGGGGCGCCCCGGAGCCGGAGGCCACCGAGGGCCCCGCCCTCAAGCGGGCCTGTCAGCACCG GATCTTCGTGAACcgcagcctggctctggggaagattCGCTGCTTTGGCTTCGACATGGACTACACGCTGGCCA TGTACAAGTCCCCCGATTACGAGGAGTTGGCCTTCGAACTGCTGCTGGACCGGCTGGTCTCCATCGGGTACCCCCACGAGATCCTCACCTACCAGTACGACCCGACCTTCCCCACCAG gggcCTGGTGTTCGACGCGCAGTTCGGGAACCTGCTGAAGGTCGATTCCCACGGGAACCTGCTGGTCTGCGCCCACGGCTTCCGCGTCCTCAAGGG GGCCGAGATCTGGAGTTTTTACCCCAACAAGTTCATTCAGCGGGATGACACCAAGCGATTTCACATCCTCAACACGCTCTTCAACCTCACCG AGACCTATCTCTACGCCTGCCTGGTGGATTTCTTCACCAAGTGCTCCAGATACATCAA CTGTGACACGGGCTACAAACACGGCAACCTCTTCATGTCCTTCCGCAGCCTGTTCCAGGACGTGCGCGAGGCCATGGACTACGTGCACCTCTCG CCTCGCGTGCCCCTGCTGCTGAGCCGCATGAAGGAGGCAGGGAAGGTTTTCCTGGCCACCAACAGCGACTACAACTACACAGAC GCCCAGCGCCCCTGGCGCTCCTACTTCGACCTGATTGTCGTCGACACGCGCAAGCCGCTCTTCTTCGCCGAGGGGACCGTCCTGCGGCAGGTCGACACG GACACGGGCAAGCTGCGGATCGGCACCTACACCGGGCCGCTCCAGCACTGCGCCGTCTACTCCGGAG GCTCCTCGGACATGGTGTGTGAGCTGCTGGGGGTGAAGGGCAAGGACATCCTCTACATTGGGGACCACATCTTCGGCGACATCCTCAAGTCCAAGAAGCGGCAGGGCTGGCGCACCTTCCTGGTGGTGCCCGAGCTGGCCCGGGAGCTGCACGTCTGGGCCGAGAGGAGCG AGATCTTCGAGGAGCTGCGGAGCCTGGACGTGCTGCTGGCCGAGCTGTACCA GCCCTTGGACAGTGGCAGCAGCGAGTGCCTGGACATCAGCTCCATCAAGCGCCAGATCCAG AAAGTCACCCACGAGATGGACATGTGCTACGGGAAGATGGGCAGCCTCTTCCGCTGCGGCTCCCGCCAGACGCTCTTCGCCAGCCAGCTGACGCGCTACGCCGACCTCTACGCCGCCTCCTTCCTCAACTTCCTGCACTACCCCTTCAGCTACCTGTTCCGCGCCCCGCCCGTGCTG ATGCCGCATGAGTCGACGGTGGAGCACGTGCACCTGGAGCTCCGGCAGTCGGGCCCGTTCACGGGGCATCGGCTGCACCAGCTCAGCCTCCACCGCCACCAG AGGCTCAGGGGCATTTTTCAGGACCCCGACGAGGCTGAGGACGAGGAGTACTGA